The following coding sequences are from one Leptospira mayottensis 200901116 window:
- a CDS encoding urate hydroxylase PuuD — protein sequence MEGIALFTSQGLYFIFKWIHFLAGVAWIGLLWYINFVQGSFFAETDADTKKKATQQLVPKVLWWFRWGAMFTFLSGWAMIIYSIVNGTTLSTGQWLAVILGGGLLGTLMWFNVWFVIWPAQKVVIAAAKGETTENPAPRAARGLLASRTNTLLSIPMLFLMGAARNLSISFEITSAQAHTFLGAILVILAIVEINALTATPESATFKPIKTVKGVITSGFVLTLIIYILLEVLL from the coding sequence ATGGAAGGAATTGCTCTTTTTACAAGCCAAGGTTTGTATTTCATTTTTAAGTGGATACATTTCCTCGCAGGCGTCGCTTGGATCGGACTACTTTGGTACATTAATTTTGTACAAGGATCTTTTTTTGCTGAGACGGACGCGGATACAAAGAAAAAAGCGACTCAACAATTGGTTCCAAAAGTTCTCTGGTGGTTTCGTTGGGGTGCGATGTTTACTTTTCTTAGTGGCTGGGCGATGATTATCTATTCGATCGTTAACGGCACCACTCTTTCTACCGGTCAATGGCTTGCGGTAATTCTCGGAGGGGGATTGCTCGGAACTTTAATGTGGTTTAATGTTTGGTTCGTGATTTGGCCTGCTCAGAAAGTTGTGATTGCGGCCGCAAAAGGTGAAACTACAGAAAACCCTGCTCCCCGTGCGGCTAGAGGTCTTTTGGCTTCTAGGACTAATACTCTTCTTTCTATTCCTATGTTGTTTTTGATGGGTGCTGCAAGAAATCTTTCGATTTCTTTCGAAATAACAAGTGCACAAGCGCATACGTTTTTAGGGGCGATTTTGGTGATTCTTGCGATTGTAGAAATAAACGCGTTAACCGCAACACCAGAAAGTGCCACTTTTAAACCGATTAAAACTGTAAAGGGTGTTATCACATCAGGTTTTGTTCTTACTTTGATTATTTATATTCTTCTTGAGGTTCTTCTTTAA
- a CDS encoding inositol monophosphatase family protein, whose protein sequence is MDHPLAPPIDFPLEEVKRRIKSVQSVSGIFIESALKLQKDLKTFSFSTETEEKDQIHKADEMMGKFIVEYLRQNFPSDSILSEDNYKHEGSNSFRWVLDPIDGSMNFVRGIPLYCVAIGLEHRESPVAGVVFVPGLNTKYSAILSQGAFKNGLRIDVSNTESLARAMLVPSFPTNRKEILNEVISDITAFISCGRSMRRTGSFVLDTCWVAEGLLDGIWEKGVKLWDTTASSVILTEAGGKLTDFSGKHFFSGNSEVVVSNGKVHSQIIDIMRNVRDSIGKN, encoded by the coding sequence ATGGACCATCCACTCGCCCCTCCTATTGATTTTCCCTTAGAGGAAGTCAAACGCAGGATCAAATCCGTTCAGTCTGTCTCTGGTATTTTTATCGAATCGGCGCTGAAGCTTCAGAAAGATTTGAAAACTTTCTCCTTTTCAACTGAAACTGAAGAGAAGGATCAAATCCATAAGGCCGACGAGATGATGGGAAAGTTCATTGTGGAATATCTCAGACAAAACTTTCCTTCTGATTCAATTCTTTCCGAAGACAACTATAAACATGAAGGTAGCAATTCTTTTCGCTGGGTATTGGATCCGATTGACGGATCTATGAACTTTGTAAGAGGGATTCCTCTTTACTGTGTTGCGATCGGGCTTGAGCATAGAGAATCTCCGGTTGCAGGAGTTGTTTTTGTTCCCGGTCTTAATACAAAGTATTCTGCTATTCTTTCCCAAGGTGCCTTCAAAAACGGACTTAGAATCGATGTTTCCAATACAGAATCTCTCGCACGCGCAATGCTTGTTCCGAGTTTTCCAACAAACAGAAAAGAAATATTAAACGAAGTCATCTCTGATATCACTGCATTCATCAGTTGCGGTAGATCTATGAGAAGAACAGGCTCTTTTGTTTTGGATACTTGTTGGGTCGCGGAAGGTCTACTCGACGGCATCTGGGAAAAAGGGGTTAAACTCTGGGACACCACGGCAAGCTCGGTAATTCTCACCGAAGCCGGAGGCAAATTAACAGACTTCAGTGGAAAACATTTTTTTTCCGGAAACTCAGAAGTAGTCGTATCGAACGGAAAAGTTCATTCCCAGATCATAGACATTATGAGAAATGTTCGGGATTCGATCGGAAAAAATTAA
- a CDS encoding LIC_10030 family protein — MEVNQIEELNRILVSVSGQNRPYEIFVDNLHTAFFQFEDSFILPSTSVYEVDFSAAKEFLLQAQQLIPELIRGCHVLPIAKPKKKSNQLFLVKETPSSEENKKFVFVVSFILTYLGGAPTPMIVKQPLQGKTAAVRTQRIYFSARILPLESFEFKNGVLVDFVTRKYKETEFMVDVDTVSSFNKAQHTYSELFDDVDYSKQISMIHSILNINKEIWKPGKIFEPIDVELHTISSRFLDGSQERIFNQFESFRHLIDLLLSQESMTIDSVKQEPLHDWLRSFETERGVTPSGNMLWKILKQK; from the coding sequence TTGGAAGTAAATCAAATTGAAGAACTGAATCGAATTCTTGTATCCGTTTCAGGACAAAACCGTCCTTACGAGATTTTTGTAGATAATTTGCATACCGCATTCTTCCAATTCGAAGACAGTTTTATCCTTCCGTCTACTTCGGTTTACGAAGTCGATTTTTCAGCCGCTAAGGAATTTCTTTTACAAGCACAACAATTGATCCCAGAGTTGATCAGAGGGTGTCATGTACTTCCAATCGCAAAGCCGAAAAAAAAATCAAATCAGCTCTTTTTGGTCAAAGAGACTCCCTCCTCGGAAGAAAATAAAAAGTTCGTTTTTGTAGTAAGTTTCATACTTACTTATTTAGGGGGAGCACCGACCCCAATGATCGTAAAACAACCATTACAAGGAAAAACGGCAGCAGTTCGAACTCAGAGGATTTATTTCTCAGCCAGAATTCTTCCCTTAGAATCCTTCGAATTTAAAAACGGTGTTTTAGTCGATTTCGTAACCCGGAAATATAAAGAGACAGAATTTATGGTCGACGTAGATACGGTTTCTTCGTTTAACAAAGCCCAACATACGTATTCAGAACTTTTCGACGACGTAGATTATTCCAAGCAGATTTCGATGATTCATTCGATTCTAAACATCAATAAAGAGATTTGGAAGCCCGGTAAGATTTTCGAACCTATCGACGTGGAACTTCATACGATCAGTTCTAGATTTTTAGATGGTTCCCAAGAGAGAATTTTTAACCAATTTGAAAGCTTTCGGCATTTGATTGATCTTTTATTGTCCCAGGAAAGCATGACTATAGATTCAGTGAAACAAGAACCTTTGCACGACTGGCTTCGTTCTTTCGAAACGGAAAGGGGTGTAACACCCTCCGGTAATATGCTCTGGAAAATCTTAAAACAAAAGTAA
- a CDS encoding LIC10025 family lipoprotein — protein sequence MKSYENKKNKIRFFIHVLICFFLFDCVQKKPQQAAFWKEYLSHQKNIFREYPTGGIRNALFGNLTSADVSLLQEKDDMLSIDFYLQKTDQGFRNIITTEKIPENVPYQIHVEYFPTFFRDQKTFRIKRKTVSILPTYSHLDFFHHVDRLQNFLRSGSNHSSELASISDTHRYLCYVCHCDSGRVGNSSWLLYELNESTKITYPQFYKRFDKLLNQVSYRITIFKSGEFLNGIELYNEGTKTFLKIPDTPEGYWSKPEVLHIRISLSIRVYGLEIDIKSLGYKLHFYSSKNYGRITGEFSKLPEKKISGRFLKIFPPGIVNWFIPGNMEEYFDRYFLLLVYGSKGNEGNKFESEFFQNGDKMKVIFRSQAEIFQDRFTPFHSSDEMDDEPSFWDILQKNLIEDLS from the coding sequence ATGAAATCGTACGAAAACAAGAAAAATAAAATTCGATTTTTCATCCATGTTTTGATTTGTTTTTTTCTTTTTGATTGTGTACAGAAGAAACCACAACAAGCCGCTTTTTGGAAAGAATACCTTTCCCATCAAAAAAATATTTTCAGAGAATATCCAACCGGAGGGATTAGAAACGCCTTATTCGGAAATCTAACCTCGGCGGACGTATCCCTCCTGCAAGAAAAAGATGACATGCTTTCGATCGATTTCTACCTTCAAAAAACGGATCAAGGATTTCGAAATATAATCACAACAGAAAAAATTCCCGAGAACGTTCCTTATCAAATCCACGTGGAATATTTTCCGACCTTTTTCAGGGATCAAAAAACGTTTCGAATAAAAAGAAAGACGGTTTCGATTCTTCCAACATACAGTCACCTTGATTTTTTTCATCACGTGGATCGACTGCAAAATTTCCTTCGTTCCGGTTCGAATCATTCTTCCGAACTCGCTTCGATTTCGGATACACATCGTTATCTTTGTTATGTTTGTCACTGTGATTCAGGGAGAGTGGGAAACTCTTCTTGGCTTCTTTATGAACTGAACGAATCTACAAAAATAACCTATCCACAATTTTATAAACGATTCGATAAACTTCTTAATCAAGTGTCGTATCGAATTACGATCTTTAAATCAGGAGAATTTCTAAACGGGATCGAGTTATATAACGAAGGAACTAAAACCTTCTTAAAAATTCCTGATACTCCCGAAGGTTATTGGAGTAAACCGGAAGTTCTACACATTCGTATTTCATTATCTATCCGAGTTTATGGACTTGAAATTGATATTAAAAGTTTAGGATATAAGCTTCATTTTTATTCTTCCAAAAATTATGGAAGGATTACGGGAGAGTTTTCGAAACTTCCGGAAAAAAAAATCAGCGGCCGCTTTCTTAAAATTTTTCCGCCCGGCATAGTAAATTGGTTCATTCCCGGAAACATGGAAGAATACTTTGATAGATATTTCCTTCTTCTTGTATACGGAAGTAAGGGCAATGAGGGAAACAAGTTCGAATCGGAATTTTTTCAAAACGGAGACAAGATGAAAGTGATTTTTAGATCTCAAGCTGAAATTTTTCAAGACCGTTTTACGCCATTTCATTCCTCGGATGAAATGGACGACGAACCTTCTTTTTGGGATATACTACAGAAAAATTTAATTGAGGATCTATCTTGA
- the fliG gene encoding flagellar motor switch protein FliG, with protein sequence MLNKKTNLTGRQKAAVFLIAVGSEVSSEIFKHLREDEIEQITFEIARLDKITPEDKEKVLVEFNELMMAQEFISNGGIDFARGLLEKALGNQKAIDIINRLTSSLQVRPFDFIRRTDPQHLLNFIQNEHPQTIALILSYLDPQKASNILSNLPHTIQAEVAKRIATMDRVSPDVLREVERVLERKLSTLASEDYTSAGGIDSVVEILNLVDRGTEKTIIEALEEEDPELAEEIKKRMFVFEDIVLLDDRAIQKVMREVDNSDLAKALKSVDTEVQEKIFKNMSKRAANLLREDMDFMGPIRIKDVEDAQQKIVNIIRKLEDAGEIVVARAGEDELVM encoded by the coding sequence GTGTTGAATAAAAAAACAAACCTAACCGGAAGGCAAAAAGCTGCGGTCTTTCTTATTGCAGTTGGAAGCGAAGTATCTTCCGAGATTTTCAAACATCTCCGAGAGGACGAGATCGAACAAATCACGTTCGAAATTGCGCGACTCGATAAAATTACTCCCGAAGATAAAGAAAAAGTTTTAGTAGAATTCAACGAGCTAATGATGGCTCAAGAATTCATCTCCAATGGAGGAATCGATTTTGCCCGAGGTCTTTTGGAAAAGGCGCTCGGAAACCAGAAAGCAATCGACATCATTAATCGACTTACTTCTTCCTTACAAGTCAGACCGTTCGACTTCATTCGAAGAACAGATCCTCAGCATTTATTAAACTTTATTCAGAACGAACACCCTCAGACGATCGCATTGATTCTTTCTTATTTGGATCCTCAAAAAGCTTCAAATATTCTTTCCAATCTGCCTCATACCATTCAGGCGGAAGTCGCAAAACGAATTGCAACTATGGACCGGGTCAGTCCTGACGTTCTTCGAGAAGTGGAGCGAGTCCTTGAAAGAAAACTCTCTACTTTGGCTTCCGAAGATTATACGTCCGCAGGTGGTATCGATTCCGTGGTTGAGATTTTAAACTTAGTGGACCGGGGAACGGAAAAAACGATCATCGAGGCTTTAGAAGAAGAAGACCCGGAACTTGCGGAAGAGATCAAGAAAAGAATGTTCGTTTTCGAAGACATCGTTCTTTTGGACGATCGCGCGATCCAAAAAGTTATGAGAGAAGTGGACAACTCGGATCTTGCAAAAGCCTTAAAATCAGTGGATACCGAAGTTCAAGAAAAAATCTTCAAGAATATGTCTAAACGTGCCGCAAACCTCCTTCGAGAAGATATGGATTTTATGGGCCCGATTCGGATTAAAGACGTAGAAGACGCACAGCAAAAAATTGTAAACATCATACGTAAACTTGAAGACGCTGGTGAAATTGTCGTCGCCCGTGCCGGTGAAGACGAACTCGTTATGTGA
- a CDS encoding L-threonylcarbamoyladenylate synthase: MILSLHPINPENRKLQQISNRLLEGSVYIFPTDTVYALVADSQSKFGVEKLYELKNIPKNQPLSLICPSISVASNYIEYLSNEAFRLMKRITPGPFTFITRANKHLPRISFSNQKEKQIGIRIPDAIYLQKLLQVHPNPLTSTSVFANDEFIIEVDLLERVYGARVEGIVDGGIVKMELSTILNMTGDKMTIVREGKGFEFL; encoded by the coding sequence ATGATTCTTTCTCTTCATCCGATTAATCCTGAAAATAGAAAACTCCAACAGATTTCAAACAGATTATTGGAGGGAAGCGTTTATATTTTTCCGACGGATACAGTTTATGCTTTGGTTGCGGATTCTCAATCTAAATTTGGTGTTGAAAAGTTATATGAATTGAAAAATATTCCGAAAAACCAACCCCTCTCTTTAATCTGTCCTAGCATTTCAGTTGCTTCCAATTATATTGAATATCTTTCAAACGAAGCGTTTCGTTTGATGAAAAGGATCACACCAGGACCGTTTACGTTTATTACCCGTGCCAACAAACACTTACCAAGAATTTCTTTTTCTAACCAAAAAGAGAAACAAATCGGAATTCGAATTCCGGATGCGATTTATTTGCAAAAGTTACTACAGGTTCATCCAAATCCATTAACCTCCACTTCTGTATTTGCGAACGATGAATTTATCATCGAAGTTGATTTATTGGAACGAGTCTATGGAGCCCGTGTTGAAGGAATTGTCGATGGAGGAATTGTGAAAATGGAACTTTCAACGATTTTAAATATGACGGGTGACAAAATGACGATTGTAAGAGAAGGAAAAGGATTTGAATTTTTATGA
- a CDS encoding arsenate reductase family protein, with amino-acid sequence MKLKVYEYKNCSTCRNALKFLSSKKVELEILPIREIPPKKTELKTMLKYMDNESKKLFNTSGGDYKELGLKDKLSSMSIEEQLDLLSKNGNLVKRPFVLGDDFGFVGFKEEEWKKRIR; translated from the coding sequence TTGAAACTGAAAGTTTATGAATATAAAAACTGTTCCACTTGTAGGAATGCGCTCAAATTTCTTTCCAGCAAAAAAGTAGAATTGGAAATATTACCGATTCGGGAAATCCCTCCTAAAAAAACGGAACTCAAAACGATGTTGAAGTATATGGACAACGAATCGAAAAAACTTTTTAATACTTCCGGCGGAGATTATAAAGAACTAGGTCTCAAGGACAAACTCAGCTCCATGTCCATCGAGGAACAACTGGACCTTCTTTCTAAAAACGGAAATTTGGTTAAACGTCCCTTTGTTCTCGGAGATGATTTCGGATTTGTAGGATTTAAAGAAGAAGAGTGGAAAAAACGAATTCGATAG
- a CDS encoding adenylate/guanylate cyclase domain-containing protein, giving the protein MDLSHAEWKASLGNHLKTKLEKSNIFSSFSQNKKGNKEKEPKNSENWKLISNFPVGFNSLFEIPERTGFHEVTVKVEFSINSDSTFLKLPTAIYFPSVGENWELYLNGFLIRKEKFLKQTDGKDVTPSIRRSLRSVTLPIPFGVLKQGKNTILLYVVGESNQTPYIQNDHFGFYHASGYKISLFQQIYQSNSEYFGVFLCAIYFIFGVYYVFFYVVRKQDLYYFYFGLFLFISSVYFFSSSDLIFKKFINLNSQIDSSPFFRAEYSSLTLILPFFYYFLKDYFYLKERSGIIPNFFIALLIGLFFAILISPFSWVQVVFKISQISMAFFLVYILVFLIQAVRKKKQDSGKILTGVFVCIVFGIFDLLNSIFEVFRFHYSFFPIVYLFFVVTTINILILKYVRLYKDMEFINEELSNQKNAFYRFVPVDFIRILDKESPVSISIGNNKEKSMTILSSDIRNFTNILETVPSNQTITFLNSYLSEMEKIVYEAAGFVDQYSGDALLALFADYSERVEKENFNSADNAVEAALRMMNVVRSKRIQKNFSIPLEWNLEIGIGINTGSLILGTVGSERRIDTNVVGDAIRLTSKLQSLTYLYQGRILISHHTYLRLHRMSDIGIRMIDSAFVKGRNQPVDIYEVFESDIEEIKEFKLKTLDLLSQGISEYRSGKFGEATKIFKQLYQEEPRDNLSKIYLKRCKLYSSKPLEKNWDGIFRFQTK; this is encoded by the coding sequence TTGGACCTCTCACACGCTGAATGGAAGGCGAGTTTAGGAAACCATCTCAAAACTAAATTAGAGAAATCGAATATTTTTAGTTCTTTTTCTCAAAATAAAAAAGGGAATAAGGAAAAGGAACCTAAAAATTCGGAAAATTGGAAATTGATTTCCAATTTTCCAGTGGGTTTTAATTCTCTTTTTGAAATACCCGAACGGACCGGGTTCCACGAAGTGACTGTAAAAGTGGAATTTTCGATAAACTCGGATTCTACGTTCTTAAAATTACCGACTGCAATTTATTTTCCAAGCGTGGGAGAAAATTGGGAACTTTATCTCAATGGTTTTTTAATTCGAAAAGAAAAATTTCTGAAACAAACTGATGGGAAAGATGTGACTCCTTCGATTCGAAGATCTCTAAGGTCCGTAACCTTGCCTATTCCTTTCGGTGTCTTAAAACAAGGCAAAAATACAATTCTTTTATATGTAGTTGGCGAATCGAATCAGACTCCTTACATTCAAAACGATCATTTCGGGTTTTATCACGCAAGCGGATATAAAATTTCCTTATTTCAGCAGATTTATCAGTCTAATTCCGAATATTTTGGCGTTTTTTTATGTGCAATCTATTTTATATTCGGAGTTTATTATGTATTTTTTTATGTAGTACGAAAACAAGATTTGTATTATTTCTATTTCGGATTATTTTTATTTATTTCTTCCGTTTATTTTTTTTCGTCCTCAGATTTAATCTTTAAAAAGTTTATTAATCTAAATTCTCAAATCGATAGCTCTCCGTTTTTTAGAGCCGAATATTCCTCTTTGACTTTGATTCTTCCTTTTTTCTATTATTTTTTGAAGGACTATTTTTACCTGAAAGAAAGATCAGGCATAATTCCAAACTTTTTTATAGCTCTTTTGATCGGATTGTTTTTCGCGATTCTTATTTCTCCATTTTCCTGGGTGCAAGTTGTCTTTAAAATCTCTCAAATTTCGATGGCCTTCTTTTTGGTTTATATTCTTGTCTTTTTGATTCAAGCGGTAAGAAAAAAGAAACAGGACTCGGGTAAGATATTAACGGGAGTTTTTGTATGTATCGTTTTTGGAATATTTGATTTATTGAATTCTATTTTTGAAGTTTTTAGATTTCATTATTCCTTTTTTCCGATCGTTTATTTATTCTTTGTCGTTACGACCATAAACATTTTAATTTTGAAGTATGTTCGACTATACAAAGATATGGAGTTTATTAACGAAGAACTTTCCAATCAAAAAAACGCTTTTTATCGATTTGTTCCTGTGGATTTTATCAGAATTCTAGATAAGGAGTCCCCCGTATCAATTTCGATCGGGAATAACAAAGAAAAATCGATGACTATTTTGTCTTCTGATATTCGGAATTTCACAAATATTTTGGAAACGGTTCCATCAAATCAGACGATAACATTCTTAAATTCTTATCTATCTGAAATGGAAAAGATCGTTTACGAAGCCGCTGGTTTTGTGGATCAGTATTCGGGCGATGCACTACTTGCACTTTTTGCGGATTATAGCGAAAGAGTGGAAAAGGAGAATTTTAATTCTGCTGACAATGCTGTCGAAGCTGCGCTCAGAATGATGAACGTTGTTCGATCGAAAAGAATACAAAAAAATTTTTCGATTCCTTTGGAATGGAATTTAGAAATCGGAATCGGGATTAATACAGGTTCTTTGATTTTAGGAACTGTGGGAAGCGAAAGAAGAATCGATACTAATGTGGTCGGCGATGCGATCCGACTTACGTCCAAACTTCAATCTCTTACCTACTTGTACCAGGGTAGAATATTGATTTCTCATCATACTTATCTACGACTTCATAGAATGAGTGATATTGGAATTCGAATGATCGATTCGGCGTTTGTAAAAGGAAGAAATCAACCCGTGGATATCTATGAGGTGTTTGAATCCGATATAGAAGAGATAAAGGAATTTAAATTGAAAACACTGGATCTATTGTCTCAGGGGATTTCTGAATATAGATCCGGAAAATTTGGGGAAGCTACTAAAATTTTCAAACAACTTTATCAAGAAGAACCCAGGGATAATCTTTCCAAAATTTATCTGAAACGTTGTAAATTATATTCTTCTAAACCTTTGGAAAAGAATTGGGATGGTATTTTTCGATTTCAAACAAAATAA
- a CDS encoding c-type cytochrome, whose amino-acid sequence MRVCKNRGGFPRLLFVFIFFILVFATCKEEENFSPEQKSISQGKGLYLTNCSSCHNQNPAMDGTIGPAIQGSNFELLKVRIVEGTYPPGYTPKRTSRIMTRLPLTDDQIRNIEAFLNVSR is encoded by the coding sequence ATGAGAGTCTGTAAAAATCGAGGCGGGTTCCCCCGCCTCTTGTTCGTTTTTATTTTCTTTATTCTCGTTTTTGCGACTTGCAAGGAAGAAGAGAATTTTTCTCCGGAACAAAAATCGATTTCTCAAGGAAAAGGTTTATATTTGACAAATTGCTCTTCTTGTCACAATCAGAATCCTGCGATGGATGGTACTATCGGGCCTGCAATTCAAGGTTCGAATTTCGAATTATTAAAGGTGAGAATTGTAGAAGGAACTTATCCTCCGGGTTATACTCCAAAGCGTACAAGCCGAATCATGACAAGACTTCCTTTAACTGATGATCAGATTCGAAACATAGAAGCATTTTTAAATGTTTCTCGATAA